In a genomic window of Mastacembelus armatus chromosome 3, fMasArm1.2, whole genome shotgun sequence:
- the ampd3a gene encoding AMP deaminase 3, which produces MRKGDTPLVKQQSSPCLGKNMPRQFPKVTLSEAEEETQLLAEKVYASALKEEDNKDALSMFTVLEDCPIGLQQAMEHELLKELAEQQSEESTKRKKSLKMIRSQSMSLQIPVNSDWTRSVAVTPFLSPSSTCSSVPENCPDYQRVTISGDYCAGVTVEDYEQAAKSLFKALLIREKYSKLAYHRFCRTTTQFLRSAENMRWSEEDEVLPDMCPCPTHGEDPYSMDNIPGNLNYELKMKDGIVHVYDNAEALRENRPHDLPYPDLETFAIDLSHVLAMIADGPTKTYCHRRLNFLSSKFYLHEMLNEMAELKELKSVPHRDFYNVRKVDTHIHAAACMSQKHLLTFIQKTYKTDADRVVLEKAGQKMTLQQVFHNLNKDPYDLTVDSLDVHAGRQTFHRFDKFNSKYNPVGASELREIFLKTDNLIGGEYFARIIKEVAHDLEESKYQHAEPRLSIYGRSPEEWDHLSKWFIHHKVHSPNMRWIIQVPRIYDIFKSKKLMPNFAKMLENIFLPLFEATVNPQKHKELHIFLKYVSGFDSVDDESKHSDHMFSFRSPKPEQWTADENPPYSYYVFHMYANIMVLNNLRKEHGLSTFQFRPHCGEAGSITHLVSAFLTADNISHGLNLKKSPVLQYLYYLAQVPIAMSPLSNNSLFLEYSKNPLREFLHKGLCVSLSTDDPMQFHYTKEPLMEEYAIAAQLWKLSTCDVCEIARNSVVQSGLSHQEKKHFLGMSYLKDGPEGNDIRRTNVAQIRMAYRHETLCNELSFIVDAVKSELMNSQCD; this is translated from the exons ATATGCCTCGTCAGTTCCCTAAGGTAACTCTGagtgaggcagaggaggagactCAGCTGCTAGCAGAGAAAGTATATGCATCAGCCCTAAAGGAAGAAGACAATAAGGATGCCTTATCAATGTTCACTGTGCTCGAGGACTGCCCGATTGGCCTCCAGCAAGCAATGGAACATGAGCTGCTTAAGGAGCTGGCAGAGCAACAGTCAGAAGAAAGCACCAAGAG GAAGAAAAGCCTGAAAATGATTCGCTCCCAGTCAATGTCCCTACAGATCCCAGTGAATTCAGACTGGACACGGTCAGTGGCAGTTACCCCATTCCTGTCCCCCAGTTCCACCTGCTCATCAGTGCCAGAAAACTGCCCTGACTACCAGAGGGTCACTATTAGTGGTGATTATTGTGCTGGA GTCACAGTGGAGGACTATGAACAGGCAGCTAAAAGTCTGTTTAAGGCTCTGCTTATTCGCGAGAAGTATTCAAAGCTAGCCTATCATAGATTCTGCAGAACCACGACCCAGTTTCTCCGCAGTGCTGAGAACATGAGATGGAGTGAAGAAGATGAGGTTCTCCCAG atatgtgtccatgtccaaCACATGGGGAGGATCCCTACAGCATGGACAACATTCCTGGGAACCTGAACTATGAACTGAAGATGAAGGATGGGATAGTGCATGTTTATGACAATGCAGAGGCTCTGAGAGAAAACAGGCCCCATGACCTTCCTTACCCAGACTTAGAGACCTTTGCCATAGACCTCAGTCATGTGCTGGCAATGATTGCAGATGGACCCAC GAAGACCTACTGTCACAGACGACTAAACTTCTTGAGTTCGAAGTTCTACCTCCATGAGATGCTCAACGAGATGGCTGAACTAAAGGAACTGAAAAGTGTGCCTCACAGAGATTTCTACAATGTTAGAAAG GTGGACACGCATATTCATGCAGCTGCCTGCATGTCTCAGAAACACCTGCTGACCTTCATCCAAAAAACATACAAGACTGATGCAGACCGTGTCGTTTTGGAAAAGGCTGGACAAAAGATGACTCTCCAGCAGGTCTTCCACAACCTTAATAAGGACCCCTATGACCTTACCGTGGACTCCCTGGATGTACATGct GGGAGACAAACCTTCCACCGGTTTGATAAGTTCAATTCAAAGTATAATCCTGTGGGAGCCAGTGAACTTCGAGAAATCTTCCTGAAAACAGACAACCTAATTGGTGGAGAGTATTTTGCTCGTATTATCAAG GAAGTGGCCCATGATCTGGAGGAGAGTAAATATCAGCATGCAGAGCCACGCCTGTCCATCTACGGCCGCTCTCCAGAGGAGTGGGACCATCTGTCTAAGTGGTTTATTCACCACAAAGTACATTCCCCGAATATGAGGTGGATCATTCAAGTGCCCAGAATATA tgacattttcaaGTCGAAGAAGCTGATGCCTAATTTTGCCAAGATGCTGGAGAACatatttcttcctttgtttGAGGCCACTGTTAATCCACAGAAGCATAAAGAACTTCACATTTTCCTCAAATAT GTCTCAGGCTTTGACAGTGTAGATGATGAGTCCAAACACAGTGATCACATGTTCTCCTTCAGGAGCCCAAAGCCAGAACAGTGGACTGCAGATGAAAACCCTCCCTACAGTTACTACGTCTTCCACATGTATGCAAACATCATGGTGCTCAACAACCTCCGAAA AGAGCATGGACTGAGCACTTTTCAGTTTCGCCCCCATTGCGGAGAAGCTGGATCAATCACTCATTTGGTCTCTGCTTTTCTCACTGCTGACAACATCTCACATGGACTCAACTTGAAGAAG AGTCCTGTGCTGCAGTACTTATACTACTTGGCTCAGGTGCCAATTGCAATGTCTCCACTCAGTAACAACAGCCTTTTCCTGGAATACTCCAAAAATCCTCTTAGAGAGTTCCTGCacaaaggtctgtgtgtgtccctgtccACAGATGATCCCATGCAGTTCCATTACACCAAG GAGCCACTAATGGAGGAGTACGCTATAGCAGCTCAGCTTTGGAAGCTCAGCacctgtgatgtgtgtgaaatAGCCAGGAACAGCGTGGTGCAAAGTGGACTGTCTCACCAG gaaaagaaacactTCTTAGGAATGAGCTATCTCAAAGATGGACCTGAAGGGAACGATATCCGTCGGACCAATGTCGCCCAGATCCGCATGGCTTACAGACATGAGACACTCTGCAATGAACTTAGCTTCATCGTCGATGCTGTGAAGTCTGAACTTATGAATTCCCAGTGTGACTAG
- the lyve1a gene encoding lymphatic vessel endothelial hyaluronic acid receptor 1a — MIWLCITLGSVTSVIFGQNIDIDHIRVFPAVNQSIAGVFQVSYLNDLHQPSYGFNASEARRLCLFLGVTIASKAQVQEALRRGLETCRFGWTDEHLAVIPRIKPLTVCGQNQIGLVTWRATVTHPFDAFCFNESDAAIQLMHAANDRPLSSSRATNSITHSASSSSHPSSSSSSPKIIDSESESAHFVSSAQGSPRGKVALITSTCALLLVAVIFVVYLKLRRSCSWSSDMRQQQESTKTEEWTCVKIVKETKKDAQEDERIEVGDDAS, encoded by the exons ATGATCTGGCTTTGCATTACATTAGGGTCAGTTACTTCAGTCATCTTTGGTCAAAATATAGACATAGACCACATCAGAG tTTTCCCAGCAGTGAACCAAAGTATTGCTGGAGTATTCCAGGTTAGCTACTTAAATGACTTACACCAGCCTAGTTACGGCTTTAACGCCTCTGAAGCTCGGAGACTCTGCTTGTTCCTTGGTGTGACTATTGCTTCAAAAGCACAAGTCCAAGAAGCTCTCCGTAGAGGTTTAGAAACTTGCAG GTTTGGATGGACTGATGAACATCTTGCAGTCATTCCCCGCATTAAGCCACTTACTGTCTGTGGCCAAAACCAGATAGGCTTGGTGACATGGCGAGCCACTGTGACACATCCCTTTGATGCATTTTGCTTCAATGAATCAG ATGCGGCAATACAATTGATGCATGCAGCAAATGATAGGCCTTTAAGCAGCAGCAGGGCAACAAACTCCATCACACACTCTGCATCATCCTCGTCccatccttcttcttcctcctcgtCTCCTAAAATCATAGACAGTGAGTCAGAATCAGCCCATTTTGTCAGCAGTGCACAAGGCTCTCCCAGAG gAAAGGTTGCACTCATCACCTCAACCTGCGCTCTCCTGCTTGTTGCAGTAATCTTTGTTGTATACCTAAAACT GAGAAGGAGCTGCTCTTGGAGCTCTGACATGAGGCAACAGCAAGAGTCCACTAAGACAGAAGAGTGGACGTGTGTGAAGATTGTAAAGGAAACCAAGAAAGATGCTCAGGAAGATGAGAGAATAGAAGTGGGTGACGATGcaagttaa